A single Bacillus sp. OxB-1 DNA region contains:
- a CDS encoding arylamine N-acetyltransferase family protein, which yields MDHINYLKRFQASDLTEPSFEHLAELQFRHMQHVPFENLDVIRRVPIYLNLLTIYEKLVTAKRGGYCYELNGLFHWLLNELGYDAHLISATVCRPNGQWAKADTHAAIVVQMEQPYLVDVGFGDSTIQPIPLNGTERTDSSGTYWVESREDGFFDLIRRRNGAQRTLYRFNRESKSLVDFHEGCVFNQVSKESTFTHADLATRATESGRITLSDCELKVKENGNETKIVLTTEEKKNVLAETFGIVLDGAD from the coding sequence ATGGATCATATAAACTATTTAAAACGGTTCCAAGCTTCCGATCTGACGGAGCCTTCATTCGAACATCTGGCTGAATTGCAATTCCGGCATATGCAGCACGTCCCGTTCGAAAACCTCGACGTCATCCGAAGGGTGCCCATCTATCTGAATCTATTGACGATCTACGAAAAACTCGTAACCGCAAAACGCGGTGGCTACTGTTATGAACTGAATGGCCTGTTTCACTGGCTATTGAACGAACTTGGCTACGACGCGCATCTAATATCCGCCACTGTTTGCCGGCCGAACGGACAATGGGCAAAAGCGGATACGCATGCGGCAATTGTCGTTCAAATGGAGCAACCATACCTAGTCGATGTCGGGTTCGGCGATTCCACCATCCAGCCGATTCCTTTGAATGGCACAGAGCGAACGGATTCAAGCGGGACCTACTGGGTCGAATCCCGCGAAGATGGCTTTTTTGACTTAATACGCAGAAGAAATGGAGCACAACGAACGCTATATCGGTTTAACCGGGAGAGCAAGTCGCTAGTGGATTTTCATGAAGGCTGTGTGTTCAATCAAGTGTCCAAAGAGTCTACGTTCACCCATGCCGATCTAGCAACAAGGGCTACGGAGTCAGGTCGGATCACACTTTCCGATTGTGAATTGAAGGTGAAGGAGAATGGGAACGAAACGAAGATCGTGCTTACCACCGAGGAAAAGAAGAATGTGTTGGCGGAGACTTTTGGAATCGTGCTGGACGGAGCGGACTGA
- a CDS encoding aldehyde dehydrogenase family protein, with amino-acid sequence METTIELHAKVREFLKGTKKLHINGQDVESVTGKTFETLNPATGEVLAIVSEAGAEDIDMAVRAARKAFDEGPWSKMSAAERSRLIYKLADLMEENKDELAQLETLDNGKPILESSNADVPLAIEHFRYFAGWSTKIVGQTIPVPGQYFNFTRHEPVGVVGQIIPWNFPLLMAAWKLGAALATGCTIVLKPAEQTPLSALYLAGLAQEAGFPEGVINVVPGFGGGAGAALVEHPQVNKIAFTGSTAVGKSIMRVASDTMKRVTLELGGKSPNIILPDADLSRAIPGALSGVMFNQGQVCSAGSRVFIQKKIFDNVVADFVSHAEKLKQGPGINQDTTIGPLVSKRQQERVVEYIEKGKSEGAELLTGGNHTDKGYFVEPTIFADVRDEMTIAKEEIFGPVISALPFEDLDEVIKRANNTHYGLAAGLWTENIRNAHYVANRLQAGTVWVNCYNVLDAASPFGGYKESGFGREMGSYALNNYTEVKSVWMNLN; translated from the coding sequence ATGGAAACGACAATCGAATTGCATGCAAAGGTTAGAGAGTTTTTAAAAGGGACGAAAAAACTCCATATCAATGGACAAGACGTGGAATCCGTCACGGGCAAAACATTTGAAACACTGAATCCTGCTACAGGTGAAGTGCTTGCGATAGTGAGCGAGGCGGGAGCAGAGGATATCGATATGGCGGTGAGGGCGGCTCGGAAAGCTTTCGATGAGGGTCCTTGGTCGAAAATGAGCGCAGCGGAGCGGAGCCGGCTCATTTACAAACTGGCCGATCTTATGGAGGAAAACAAAGATGAACTCGCCCAGTTGGAAACACTCGATAATGGGAAGCCGATCTTGGAATCGTCGAATGCCGATGTCCCGCTCGCAATCGAGCACTTTCGCTATTTTGCGGGATGGTCTACTAAAATTGTCGGGCAAACAATTCCGGTCCCAGGGCAATACTTCAACTTTACGCGACATGAGCCGGTCGGGGTTGTCGGCCAGATCATTCCTTGGAACTTCCCACTCTTGATGGCGGCGTGGAAATTGGGGGCTGCTTTGGCGACGGGTTGTACCATTGTATTGAAACCGGCGGAACAGACGCCGCTCTCTGCGCTGTATCTTGCGGGACTTGCACAAGAAGCGGGCTTCCCGGAGGGCGTTATCAACGTGGTTCCTGGCTTTGGCGGAGGGGCCGGCGCGGCATTGGTCGAGCATCCGCAAGTGAACAAAATTGCCTTTACAGGTTCCACCGCGGTCGGAAAGTCGATTATGCGGGTCGCATCGGATACGATGAAACGCGTCACATTGGAGCTTGGAGGGAAATCACCGAATATCATTCTGCCGGATGCCGACCTATCTCGAGCCATCCCCGGAGCATTGTCGGGCGTCATGTTCAACCAAGGTCAAGTCTGCTCCGCAGGTTCACGCGTTTTCATTCAAAAGAAAATATTTGACAATGTGGTAGCAGATTTCGTCAGCCATGCCGAGAAATTGAAGCAGGGACCAGGGATCAATCAGGACACAACAATCGGGCCGCTTGTATCCAAAAGACAACAGGAGCGGGTAGTCGAATACATCGAAAAAGGAAAATCGGAAGGCGCCGAGCTACTTACCGGCGGAAACCATACGGACAAAGGATACTTCGTGGAACCGACTATTTTCGCCGATGTGCGCGACGAAATGACGATTGCGAAGGAAGAAATTTTCGGACCGGTGATCTCCGCATTGCCGTTTGAGGACTTAGATGAAGTGATCAAGCGTGCGAACAACACGCATTACGGCCTGGCAGCGGGACTATGGACGGAAAATATTCGAAACGCCCATTACGTGGCGAACCGCCTGCAAGCCGGAACGGTTTGGGTGAACTGCTATAACGTGTTGGATGCCGCTTCGCCTTTCGGTGGTTATAAGGAATCCGGCTTCGGACGGGAAATGGGCTCGTATGCGCTTAATAATTACACGGAAGTGAAGAGTGTTTGGATGAACTTGAATTAA
- a CDS encoding S8 family peptidase gives MQIIGMKEEKRIAMVTGKQAERVDPLSEFTGKGVKIAVLDSGVNVYHSHIDQELEGLAFRVNREGGIEPHEDIRDYLGHGTAVTAVMRQMVPEAEILVGKIFDEKLACYPSVLAEAIDWAVDQEAHIINLSLGVNRSYQVIEEACAAAIEKGVAVVASYNEQTGLLWPANYPGVFGVRAGEVPRMEWQLNAPNDFSACGYPRELPKETQIYNIHGHSFAAAHFTSWLARLFEKQEGKTVQDAMPYFHQYVR, from the coding sequence TTGCAGATCATTGGAATGAAGGAGGAGAAGCGAATCGCCATGGTTACTGGGAAACAAGCAGAACGAGTTGATCCATTATCGGAATTTACGGGGAAAGGCGTGAAAATCGCTGTTCTCGACAGTGGTGTCAATGTATACCATTCGCATATCGATCAAGAATTGGAAGGATTGGCTTTCCGAGTAAACCGGGAAGGCGGCATCGAGCCTCATGAAGATATCCGGGACTACCTCGGACATGGCACCGCAGTGACCGCAGTCATGCGTCAAATGGTCCCGGAAGCTGAAATCCTCGTTGGAAAGATTTTTGATGAAAAGCTTGCTTGCTATCCCTCTGTCCTGGCGGAAGCGATCGACTGGGCAGTAGATCAAGAAGCTCATATCATCAATCTGAGCCTAGGTGTAAACCGAAGCTATCAGGTGATTGAAGAGGCTTGTGCTGCAGCCATTGAAAAAGGGGTTGCCGTTGTCGCTTCATACAACGAGCAAACAGGCTTGCTATGGCCCGCGAACTATCCTGGAGTTTTCGGGGTGCGTGCAGGAGAAGTTCCGAGAATGGAATGGCAGCTAAATGCTCCAAATGATTTTTCGGCATGCGGATACCCGCGAGAGCTGCCGAAAGAGACGCAAATTTATAATATTCACGGGCATAGCTTCGCGGCCGCCCACTTTACTTCCTGGCTTGCACGATTGTTTGAAAAACAGGAAGGGAAAACCGTTCAGGATGCAATGCCTTATTTTCATCAATACGTCAGGTGA
- a CDS encoding ABC transporter ATP-binding protein, with translation MLGWLWPFFAPHRLVLTLVFILAIIGTALELSYPYLSKVFIDDVLIQPKYDLKTILLLTFGLTLLGTVLQLINSYIYLRTTLTIIKKLRLYLFHHLERLRYSFFVRTRVGDITTRLNGDINIVQGTLTDGLLQLCMSVLTLVFITCVLIYLDWKLFLMTLLIFPFLLASLFYFRPKITKKTKDIREDQSDIQGHMIETFSQIRLIKLLRAETDRKDKLGVKIDQLNHHSLQYAIIESVAGGIPRIITMGMTSIILFLGGMMVIEGSMTLGSLLAFTTYLGRFFSPVQTLAGLYIRFQNMFVSLHRLMEYLNLPVEDEGARETCPRPRTSGPLFECRDIGKRYGKEIPPLFQNVNLTLEAGYSYALIGPSGGGKSTFIDLLVRLKTPSHGRLLYEQQPIEEMPVSQLRKQVFVVAQDVEILHDTITENLLLGLSAEERKEITTDEMIRVCREIGLHLEIEKLPNQYDTVIGERGKVLSGGQKQRLSIARGLLRKPDILILDEATSGLDYELERELFKRLHFWQKSRAHRMLLVISHRLESLDWVDRWLLVQQATISEADSYVGMRAVADHWNEGGEANRHGYWETSRTS, from the coding sequence ATGCTCGGGTGGCTTTGGCCCTTCTTTGCGCCGCACCGTTTAGTTTTGACCCTTGTTTTCATCCTTGCCATTATTGGAACGGCGCTGGAACTATCATATCCATATTTGTCCAAAGTGTTCATTGATGATGTACTCATCCAGCCCAAATATGATCTGAAGACTATTCTGCTGTTGACTTTCGGATTGACCTTGTTGGGAACCGTCCTGCAGCTCATCAACAGTTATATCTATTTACGGACGACACTGACAATCATCAAGAAGCTGCGGCTTTATTTGTTCCACCATCTGGAAAGACTTCGCTACTCGTTTTTTGTCCGGACGCGGGTCGGGGATATTACAACGCGGCTCAACGGAGATATTAACATCGTTCAAGGGACATTGACCGACGGGTTGCTTCAGCTTTGCATGTCTGTTCTAACGTTGGTTTTTATCACATGTGTGTTGATATATCTGGATTGGAAACTATTTCTGATGACATTGCTTATATTCCCGTTCCTGCTCGCATCACTCTTTTACTTCCGACCGAAAATTACAAAGAAGACAAAGGATATCCGGGAGGATCAAAGCGATATCCAAGGTCATATGATTGAAACGTTTAGCCAGATCCGACTTATCAAATTGCTCCGGGCGGAAACAGATAGGAAAGACAAGCTCGGCGTCAAAATCGATCAGTTGAACCATCATTCTTTGCAATATGCCATTATCGAGAGCGTAGCGGGTGGCATTCCGCGAATCATCACGATGGGGATGACATCCATCATTCTATTCCTAGGAGGGATGATGGTCATTGAAGGAAGTATGACGCTTGGAAGCTTGCTTGCATTCACAACGTATTTGGGCCGGTTCTTCTCACCGGTGCAAACGTTGGCAGGCCTCTATATCCGGTTCCAGAACATGTTTGTTTCTCTCCATCGGCTAATGGAATACTTGAATCTGCCAGTAGAAGATGAAGGGGCGAGGGAAACGTGTCCGAGGCCGCGGACATCCGGCCCGCTGTTCGAATGTAGAGACATAGGCAAACGATATGGAAAGGAAATACCGCCTTTATTTCAAAATGTCAATCTGACTTTGGAAGCAGGTTATTCCTATGCGTTGATCGGACCGAGCGGAGGTGGGAAGAGCACATTCATCGATCTGCTGGTTCGCTTGAAGACACCGTCACATGGGAGGTTGCTTTATGAACAACAGCCGATTGAGGAAATGCCGGTAAGTCAACTACGCAAGCAAGTGTTTGTCGTTGCGCAAGATGTGGAAATTCTTCATGACACAATCACTGAAAATCTGCTGCTTGGACTTTCGGCAGAGGAGCGAAAGGAAATCACAACAGATGAGATGATCCGGGTATGCCGCGAAATCGGACTTCACTTGGAAATCGAAAAGTTGCCGAACCAATACGATACGGTAATCGGGGAACGCGGAAAAGTGCTTTCCGGTGGACAAAAGCAACGGCTGTCGATTGCTCGTGGCCTGCTTAGGAAACCAGATATTCTCATATTGGACGAGGCGACGAGCGGGCTCGATTACGAATTGGAGAGGGAACTGTTCAAACGGCTGCATTTCTGGCAGAAGTCAAGGGCGCATCGGATGCTCCTCGTTATCTCCCATCGATTGGAGTCATTAGATTGGGTCGACCGTTGGCTGTTGGTCCAGCAAGCTACTATTTCGGAAGCAGACTCGTATGTTGGGATGAGAGCCGTTGCAGATCATTGGAATGAAGGAGGAGAAGCGAATCGCCATGGTTACTGGGAAACAAGCAGAACGAGTTGA
- a CDS encoding peptidase U32 family protein: MKVLAPISQVEEVEMLVHNGAEEFYAGFIPTNWIRSFTSGVWMNRRATQASIPAVEEFAKLIEKSHSFDVPVFMTLNAPYYTQEQIPLLLDIIGEAYKCGTDAFIVSDIGLMMAVKAHYPDAGIHVSSLAAPLNSESVKLYRELGAERIVFPRSLSLEEMAEIMDAGGRDLEYELFILNDGCVYEESFCFTTHNQVGAFCATQNWDFQFESAEDRELSLREQEKLASHLKDYQDFVWFTHSCGSTVSDHGIPLGPCGLCALPDIAALGIDSLKIVGREANSVRKLASVQLVSDVVKSVRRGMEKEKVQERAIAIRKTPEFCESKYMCYYR, encoded by the coding sequence TTGAAAGTATTAGCACCCATCAGCCAGGTCGAAGAAGTGGAAATGCTTGTCCATAATGGCGCGGAGGAATTTTACGCAGGGTTTATCCCGACAAACTGGATCCGCTCGTTCACTAGTGGTGTTTGGATGAATCGCCGTGCAACACAGGCAAGCATACCGGCTGTAGAAGAGTTCGCTAAGTTGATTGAAAAATCGCATTCCTTCGATGTTCCTGTATTTATGACATTGAATGCACCGTATTATACACAGGAACAGATCCCATTGTTGCTTGATATTATTGGCGAGGCATATAAGTGCGGCACAGATGCCTTTATTGTCAGTGATATCGGTTTGATGATGGCGGTCAAAGCGCATTACCCGGATGCCGGCATCCATGTGAGCAGTTTGGCGGCACCGCTGAATAGTGAAAGCGTCAAATTGTATCGCGAGCTTGGTGCGGAACGGATCGTTTTTCCGCGCAGTCTATCGCTCGAAGAAATGGCGGAAATTATGGATGCAGGCGGACGGGATCTCGAGTATGAGTTGTTCATTCTGAATGACGGTTGTGTATATGAAGAAAGCTTCTGTTTTACGACACATAACCAGGTTGGCGCTTTCTGTGCGACGCAAAACTGGGATTTCCAGTTTGAGTCGGCGGAAGATCGCGAGCTGTCCCTAAGAGAGCAGGAAAAACTTGCATCCCATCTTAAAGACTACCAGGATTTTGTATGGTTCACGCATAGTTGCGGGTCTACTGTTTCGGACCATGGCATCCCGCTTGGCCCATGTGGATTATGCGCACTCCCGGATATTGCGGCACTTGGCATCGATTCGTTGAAAATTGTCGGGCGAGAAGCGAATTCCGTCCGGAAACTGGCCAGCGTGCAACTCGTTTCGGATGTGGTGAAGTCGGTACGTCGCGGGATGGAAAAGGAGAAAGTTCAGGAAAGGGCCATCGCTATCCGCAAGACGCCTGAGTTTTGTGAATCCAAATATATGTGCTATTACCGATGA
- a CDS encoding quinohemoprotein amine dehydrogenase, protein MKRKWLFSMLAVFLVVSLNASVLAEETGKTKEMLYLTGYEYVFAVDPETEEVTDIPVTGMTRDTTFSKDGSKLFVSTDIRQKVTVIDTAKNIVIDELDFTQDNYRSRIYGMDVDPEGKLLYAMTMRSKVEGTELTTLPPAILVMDIEKKEIVKEIEVPYGVHVLQFYEDGSKIAVWGRDLYEYDIEKDTLTLHYELFDPEDKSAGNSNYLLLWPRDRETNYLASTVNYVYHPETGETTEGFVTWDLKTGEVEKIEYKEEPIGFFSGIISHDRKKAYGGMNMLAKTDLSSLKHDKVIKTKLGTSYGFNISGDGKTIYAGGGGPDVNFYDAETLEFKGTVDLKTDAMDVRVVQIKQ, encoded by the coding sequence TTGAAGAGAAAATGGCTTTTTTCGATGCTCGCCGTTTTCCTCGTAGTCAGTTTGAACGCTTCAGTATTGGCCGAAGAAACCGGGAAAACGAAAGAAATGCTTTATCTCACTGGTTACGAATATGTCTTCGCTGTAGATCCGGAAACGGAGGAAGTAACGGATATTCCGGTAACCGGTATGACGAGGGATACGACTTTTTCGAAAGACGGGAGTAAATTATTCGTAAGTACGGACATAAGGCAGAAAGTTACTGTCATTGACACGGCCAAAAATATTGTAATTGATGAGTTGGATTTTACACAAGACAATTACCGTTCGCGCATCTATGGCATGGATGTGGATCCTGAAGGCAAGCTGCTCTACGCTATGACGATGCGCTCAAAAGTGGAAGGAACAGAGTTGACAACATTGCCTCCTGCCATCCTCGTTATGGACATAGAAAAGAAGGAGATTGTCAAGGAGATTGAAGTTCCGTACGGTGTGCACGTTCTGCAATTTTATGAAGACGGCAGCAAAATTGCTGTCTGGGGTAGGGATTTGTATGAATATGATATTGAGAAGGACACTTTGACACTACATTATGAGCTGTTTGATCCTGAGGATAAGAGTGCCGGCAACAGTAACTATCTCTTGCTTTGGCCGCGTGATCGAGAAACTAATTATCTAGCATCCACGGTCAACTATGTGTACCATCCCGAAACAGGCGAAACGACGGAAGGTTTTGTTACATGGGATTTAAAAACGGGCGAGGTAGAGAAAATCGAGTATAAGGAAGAACCGATCGGCTTTTTCTCAGGGATAATTTCACATGACCGGAAAAAGGCATATGGGGGAATGAACATGCTTGCAAAGACCGATCTTTCGTCACTGAAGCATGACAAGGTCATCAAAACAAAATTGGGAACATCTTATGGCTTCAATATAAGCGGTGATGGAAAAACGATTTACGCCGGAGGAGGAGGCCCCGACGTCAATTTCTATGATGCAGAAACATTGGAGTTTAAAGGGACAGTCGATTTGAAAACAGATGCGATGGACGTCCGCGTCGTACAAATAAAACAATGA
- a CDS encoding radical SAM/SPASM domain-containing protein, which produces MTNQLVFEVKGKPYVFQGLSGFISEISPLGKSILEILKSDSQSLSEVEEQLSIQYGKAEVRSAIEELLQQEVIRLNDSIGRNSRTPGVPQGELPIQTLVFHLVNECNLGCTYCYAGGGEYGAPMKAMNEPTAEKAIDFLIKESKNAPNVSVILFGGEPTLNWRLLTHVVEYGKKAAQQAGKKIDFSMTTNGTLLNERRINFLVEHNVGVSVSMDGDENTQDTWRPFKSGHGSYEMVNKNARKLIEKHRTKPVAARVTLTKDFPHVKETFTHLQEMGFHEVGFAPVSETDEAFILNKPELSRLLDEFEELTEIFVHEAKEDRYFGFSNLVNVLVELHTGVNKSYGCGAGIGFYAVSPSGDLFLCHRFNEQDEYKMGDIYQGVDRRFQKTLLESLHVDNKTTCSRCPLKHTCSGGCYYEAKERQGEITSPNLHYCNWMYRWYTIALKAYVQVMEDNPTFLDRIAGLPLDDCHAN; this is translated from the coding sequence GTGACAAATCAGCTCGTGTTTGAAGTAAAAGGCAAACCATATGTGTTCCAGGGGCTCAGTGGCTTTATCAGTGAAATTTCACCTCTTGGCAAATCAATCTTGGAAATATTGAAAAGCGACTCTCAATCGCTAAGCGAAGTCGAAGAGCAGCTAAGTATCCAATACGGGAAGGCGGAAGTTCGATCAGCGATTGAGGAGTTACTACAGCAAGAAGTCATCCGGTTAAATGACAGTATCGGGAGAAATAGTAGGACTCCCGGTGTTCCGCAAGGAGAATTGCCGATTCAAACGCTTGTTTTCCATTTGGTAAACGAATGCAATCTCGGTTGTACGTATTGTTATGCGGGCGGCGGTGAATACGGCGCTCCTATGAAAGCGATGAATGAGCCGACTGCTGAAAAAGCGATTGATTTTCTAATCAAAGAATCCAAAAACGCGCCAAATGTTTCTGTCATTCTGTTCGGAGGAGAACCGACGCTTAATTGGAGGCTGCTAACCCATGTCGTGGAATATGGGAAAAAAGCAGCACAGCAAGCGGGTAAAAAGATTGATTTTTCTATGACGACGAACGGGACGCTATTGAACGAGAGACGCATCAATTTTCTCGTCGAGCATAATGTCGGCGTGTCGGTCAGTATGGATGGAGATGAAAATACCCAAGACACATGGCGGCCGTTCAAATCAGGCCATGGATCTTATGAAATGGTCAATAAAAATGCACGCAAACTGATTGAAAAGCATCGTACGAAACCGGTCGCTGCCCGGGTTACACTGACAAAGGATTTCCCGCATGTAAAAGAAACGTTCACTCATCTTCAAGAGATGGGGTTCCACGAAGTCGGGTTCGCACCGGTTTCCGAAACGGACGAGGCTTTTATTTTAAATAAGCCGGAGCTTTCCCGCTTGTTGGATGAATTTGAAGAACTGACAGAGATTTTTGTTCACGAAGCAAAGGAAGACCGCTATTTTGGTTTCTCCAACTTGGTAAATGTCCTAGTCGAATTGCATACGGGAGTTAATAAAAGCTACGGCTGCGGCGCCGGCATCGGCTTTTATGCAGTCAGCCCCTCAGGCGACCTGTTCTTGTGCCATCGTTTTAATGAACAAGATGAGTACAAGATGGGAGATATCTATCAAGGAGTCGATCGTAGATTCCAGAAGACGCTGCTCGAGTCGCTGCATGTCGACAACAAAACGACATGCTCCCGCTGTCCGTTGAAGCACACGTGCTCGGGCGGATGCTACTACGAAGCGAAAGAGCGGCAAGGGGAAATCACTTCTCCGAATTTGCATTACTGCAACTGGATGTATCGCTGGTATACCATTGCGCTGAAAGCATATGTACAAGTCATGGAAGACAATCCGACGTTCCTTGACCGGATCGCGGGACTACCTCTTGACGATTGTCATGCTAATTAG
- the peaA gene encoding quinohemoprotein amine dehydrogenase subunit alpha — MIQHKRKSIGVILLFLATLVMVAACTKEEPQKITEDEEANAPGVSLANEEWSDTFKQSCITCHAVGEDGKVDRISDVRKTPEGWQDTITRMQTAWGVQVTDEEKAAIVQELSDKNGLAPKETEKVMYWLTESGSTIEPVTEEYDKIEGSCIACHAGGRPLAQYRTEAEWMKLKDFHIGMSPAMIYQMRTMKWEEEAEEVLAYMASIHPYDSEDWEEWKDKKTDYEITGTWRIVGHQPGSGIYSGYADISEKEDMYFEKRTMLMPDEQEKKSEGNVRKYAGYSLRSSLTDGEVKTRGVFNVIEDGNKIEGRWNQVNDKGIFADETYYKADKTALIATWPSSIKSGTTETIRVIGSKLPDQLTPDSFVASEGLVVDKVEKQNGDDVWITVTAQGTGEITLDLKDGEQPVKIIAFDKVDSIKVLPERGLARLNYTDYLQSVQFEAIGYTADNQEIGPLNVKWELHEDKEGNDELKYVGQINTQTGLFTPAQGGPNPERVWTTNNTGYVTAKAIYQDPATQDKLTGESKLFVTLPDYVYIK; from the coding sequence GTGATCCAACATAAAAGGAAATCGATTGGTGTGATTTTGTTATTTCTCGCTACTCTCGTAATGGTTGCCGCTTGTACAAAAGAAGAACCGCAAAAAATTACAGAGGACGAGGAAGCAAACGCACCGGGAGTCAGCTTAGCAAACGAAGAATGGAGCGACACATTCAAGCAATCGTGCATAACATGCCATGCTGTGGGGGAAGACGGAAAAGTCGATCGGATTAGTGATGTCCGTAAAACACCGGAAGGATGGCAGGATACAATTACTCGCATGCAGACGGCGTGGGGAGTTCAGGTAACGGATGAAGAAAAAGCTGCTATTGTTCAGGAGCTGAGCGATAAGAATGGTTTAGCGCCAAAAGAGACTGAAAAAGTCATGTATTGGCTGACAGAAAGCGGTTCAACGATTGAACCAGTTACAGAAGAATACGACAAGATCGAGGGTTCTTGTATCGCATGTCATGCGGGAGGAAGGCCGCTGGCACAGTACCGTACCGAAGCCGAGTGGATGAAATTAAAAGATTTCCATATCGGGATGAGTCCGGCCATGATTTATCAAATGCGGACGATGAAATGGGAAGAAGAGGCAGAAGAAGTTCTCGCTTATATGGCAAGCATCCATCCATATGATTCGGAAGACTGGGAAGAATGGAAAGACAAAAAGACTGATTATGAAATCACAGGGACATGGAGAATTGTCGGCCATCAGCCGGGAAGCGGAATATATAGCGGATATGCCGACATTTCAGAAAAGGAAGATATGTATTTTGAAAAACGCACGATGCTCATGCCTGATGAACAAGAAAAGAAATCTGAAGGAAATGTACGGAAGTATGCCGGGTATTCATTGCGCAGCAGTTTAACGGATGGTGAGGTAAAAACCCGAGGTGTCTTCAATGTAATAGAAGACGGTAATAAAATTGAGGGTCGGTGGAACCAGGTAAACGATAAAGGGATATTTGCAGATGAAACGTACTATAAAGCAGACAAAACAGCCCTTATAGCTACATGGCCAAGTTCCATTAAATCAGGCACAACAGAAACCATTCGGGTTATCGGCTCAAAGTTGCCCGACCAGCTGACACCGGACAGCTTTGTTGCATCTGAAGGACTGGTTGTCGATAAAGTTGAAAAGCAGAACGGGGATGATGTCTGGATTACAGTGACAGCTCAAGGGACAGGCGAAATAACACTCGATTTGAAAGACGGCGAACAGCCTGTCAAAATCATAGCATTTGATAAAGTAGATTCCATTAAAGTATTGCCGGAGCGCGGATTGGCGCGGCTGAATTATACCGATTATTTGCAGAGCGTCCAGTTTGAAGCGATTGGCTACACTGCGGATAATCAAGAAATCGGTCCGCTGAACGTCAAGTGGGAGCTTCATGAAGATAAAGAAGGAAACGATGAATTGAAGTACGTTGGGCAGATCAACACCCAAACCGGACTTTTCACTCCGGCCCAAGGGGGTCCGAATCCTGAACGGGTCTGGACTACCAACAATACGGGATACGTCACTGCCAAGGCAATCTATCAAGATCCGGCCACTCAGGATAAACTGACCGGTGAATCGAAACTCTTTGTCACACTCCCAGACTATGTCTACATCAAATAG
- the qhpC gene encoding quinohemoprotein amine dehydrogenase subunit gamma, giving the protein MKHSKPLNRKGKMAMRRINEGEIMDVEGLQLPIGCTTVFDPGWEADSSEISVAALCQPMERDLYGCYGDCWWAAQVPDGLTKYPEWHQDCPAAVRDWQKLKFIDE; this is encoded by the coding sequence ATGAAACACAGTAAACCGTTGAACCGCAAAGGAAAAATGGCTATGAGGCGAATTAACGAAGGAGAAATAATGGATGTGGAAGGCCTACAATTGCCGATTGGCTGTACGACAGTTTTTGATCCGGGATGGGAGGCGGATAGTTCGGAGATTTCCGTAGCCGCCCTTTGCCAGCCGATGGAGCGCGATCTTTATGGCTGTTACGGAGATTGCTGGTGGGCAGCACAAGTACCGGATGGTTTGACGAAATATCCGGAATGGCATCAGGATTGTCCAGCCGCCGTAAGAGATTGGCAAAAACTAAAATTTATTGATGAGTAA